The following are encoded together in the Drosophila sechellia strain sech25 chromosome 3R, ASM438219v1, whole genome shotgun sequence genome:
- the LOC6617164 gene encoding uncharacterized protein LOC6617164, with protein sequence MDPSARQVHVLSNCPQSDEPAVSVCYKKFGCHRIFLATASDKLEQDVYQNKDWNGVLQINGVSPESVEIFLEFIYTFEVTSPLVQLKLVGDIFILSCAYNMPELLRSFAEKLKEQEWPLDDIFPAFDLAFRHNIIDVERVCIEKIIEEGASLIQEPSLMKLPVYALNYAIQHWLVTDAVPPDELINILKQYQEMNEITFANTQKFSHFTKIIKYFPNVLLDAEGFINQN encoded by the exons ATGGATCCAAGCGCGCGACAA GTGCACGTCCTGAGCAACTGCCCTCAATCCGATGAGCCGGCGGTCAGTGTCTGCTACAAGAAGTTTGGCTGCCATCGGATCTTCCTGGCCACCGCCTCCGACAAACTGGAGCAGGACGTGTACCAGAACAAAGACTGGAACGGCGTACTTCAGATAAATGGGGTTTCGCCCGAGAGCGTGGAGATCTTCCTGGAGTTCATATACACCTTCGAGGTGACCTCGCCGCTGGTCCAGCTGAAGCTGGTGGGGGATATATTCATCCTGTCCTGCGCCTACAACATGCCGGAGCTCCTCCGGTCCTTTGCCGAGAAACTGAAGGAGCAGGAATGGCCTCTGGATGACATCTTCCCGGCCTTCGACCTGGCATTCCGGCATAACATCATCGATGTGGAGCGCGTTTGCATCGAG AAAATCATAGAGGAAGGCGCATCTTTGATCCAGGAACCCAGTTTGATGAAACTCCCGGTCTATGCCCTAAACTACGCCATCCAGCACTGGCTGGTGACGGATGCAGTGCCTCCAGATGAGCTCATCAATATTTTGAAGCAGTACCAGGAGATGAATGAGATTACATTCGCCAACACGCAAAAATTTTCGCACTTCACCAAGATTATTAAGTATTTCCCCAATGTTCTACTGGATGCCGAAGGATTCATCAATCAAAACTAG
- the LOC6617165 gene encoding uncharacterized protein LOC6617165 codes for MGNPPQHSMQLSFWAPRVPVPSWNCALVSSSGSLPGRPPHPPPPGLPTDWCFPGGLCRRPPSQSLTFLPGKPQFRIPNFVLCKSKAPKKSPVTMNCKLRRLDLLRNGQKSDCELHVSQPDKLKEGKRCPCIFRCHQVMLISASAEFERLIRDPEFQKNKRVISVDDASPTAYEALLLYIYTYEVCNALTIDMCGDLMLLAERYEMLDFIDCYIDKLAHQEWPMEVVLQVFHLASEHHHPALMDLVAKKILPVATQVLEDNSFLKLSVKELKALMIILKKDGDLSDHELLTSLKNYQEVNNLRYENMEQFQQLVEVTQLFGHVLFEVDGTIVVPEEPEPSPEE; via the exons ATGGGAAATCCTCCTCAACATTCGATGCAGCTGTCGTTCTGGGCACCACGAGTTCCGGTCCCAAGCTGGAACTGCGCACTGGTTTCAAGTTCTGGATCCCTCCCTGGGCGTCcgcctcatcctcctcctccaggtCTGCCCACCGATTGGTGCTTCCCTGGTGGGCTTTGCCGGCGGCCTCCTTCTCAGAGTCTGACATTCCTGCCAGGGAAACCCCAATTTCGAATTCCAAATTTTGTGCTATGTAAGAGCAAAGCCCCCAAAAAATCCCCAGTCACTATGAACTGCAAGCTACGTCGCCTGGACCTGTTGCGAAATGGCCAAAAGTCGGACTGCGAGCTCCATGTTTCGCAACCGGACAAGTTGAAGGAGGGCAAGCGTTGTCCATGCATCTTCCGCTGCCACCAGGTGATGCTCATCTCCGCCTCCGCGGAGTTCGAGCGCCTGATCAGGGATCCCGAGTTCCAGAAGAACAAGCGAGTGATCAGCGTGGACGACGCCTCTCCCACCGCCTACGAGGCGCTGCTCCTCTACATCTACACGTACGAGGTGTGCAATGCGTTGACCATTGACATGTGCGGTGACCTCATGCTGCTGGCCGAGCGCTACGAGATGCTGGACTTCATCGACTGCTACATCGACAAGCTGGCCCACCAGGAATGGCCCATGGAGGTGGTTCTGCAGGTCTTCCACCTGGCCAGCGAGCACCACCATCCGGCACTGATGGATCTCGTGGCGAAA AAAATCCTCCCTGTAGCCACCCAGGTGCTCGAGGACAACTCGTTCCTCAAGCTGAGTGTAAAGGAGCTGAAGGCTCTGATGATAATCCTGAAAAAGGATGGAGATCTCTCCGATCACGAGCTGCTGACCTCGCTGAAGAACTACCAGGAGGTGAACAACCTGCGCTACGAGAACATGGAGCAGTTCCAGCAGCTCGTTGAGGTGACCCAGTTGTTCGGCCACGTTCTCTTCGAAGTGGATGGCACCATAGTTGTGCCCGAAGAACCCGAACCTTCGCCGGAGGAATAG